The Sulfuricurvum sp. genome contains a region encoding:
- a CDS encoding OsmC family protein — protein sequence MKITVSHLNEMKFEAKTEKSSFIIDCPQISPIEYFLSGLIGCTATDIVMLPQKSGNSVKNLSVSGEVVRNETPPRKFNTLHLEYSFDSDADDTTAARWVMASVETYCSTINTIRDTTTITYTIIHNGETICENEAMISGGGSDVDFGNLQGCNA from the coding sequence ATGAAAATCACTGTAAGTCATCTAAATGAGATGAAGTTTGAGGCTAAAACTGAAAAAAGCAGTTTTATTATCGATTGTCCTCAAATCTCTCCGATTGAGTATTTTTTGAGCGGATTGATCGGATGTACTGCTACCGATATCGTTATGCTTCCTCAAAAGTCAGGTAATAGTGTTAAAAATCTGAGTGTATCGGGTGAAGTAGTTCGAAATGAAACCCCGCCGCGAAAGTTTAATACATTGCATTTGGAATACTCTTTTGATTCGGATGCGGATGATACTACCGCTGCTCGTTGGGTAATGGCAAGTGTTGAAACCTATTGCTCAACGATCAATACGATCCGCGATACTACCACAATTACGTACACAATCATCCATAATGGGGAGACCATTTGTGAAAATGAAGCGATGATTAGTGGTGGCGGAAGTGATGTTGATTTCGGCAATCTTCAAGGGTGTAATGCGTAA
- a CDS encoding histidine triad nucleotide-binding protein → MCIFCKIINREIPSNLVKEDENFFAFHDINPKAPVHVLVIPKTHYNSFNDIPEGLMGKMGSFMQEVARELGIDQSGYRIISNIGENGGQEVGHLHFHILGGAKLKWGHFADADPKDFF, encoded by the coding sequence ATGTGTATATTTTGTAAAATAATCAATCGTGAAATCCCATCTAATCTGGTAAAAGAAGATGAAAACTTCTTTGCTTTTCATGACATCAATCCAAAAGCACCGGTGCATGTATTGGTTATTCCAAAAACGCATTATAACAGTTTTAATGATATTCCGGAAGGGCTAATGGGGAAAATGGGCTCATTTATGCAAGAAGTTGCTCGTGAATTGGGAATAGATCAAAGCGGATACCGTATCATCAGCAATATCGGTGAAAACGGAGGGCAAGAGGTAGGACATCTCCACTTCCATATCCTCGGCGGAGCAAAACTCAAATGGGGGCATTTTGCGGATGCTGATCCGAAAGATTTCTTTTAA
- the pheS gene encoding phenylalanine--tRNA ligase subunit alpha, translating to MNDGDMALEEWYNAIKTADTIDKIEEIRIAIFGKKGIMNAEFARMKDIPDAEKGTFAKELNIHKEGLNALLVDRKLFLAMEHLNATMKAEAVDVSLFSPTSERGALHPVMETMDRIVEYFTAMNFAVHTGPMVEDDFHNFEALNLPKYHPARDMQDTFYFADGKLLRTHTSPVQIRTMMATKPPIRMIAPGSVFRRDYDITHTPMFHQVEGLVVEDEGKVSFANLKFILEDFLKTMFGDVDVRFRPSFFPFTEPSAEVDISCIFCGGEGCRVCSRTGWLEVLGCGIVDPNVFKAVGYENVSGYAFGLGVERFAMLIHRIGDLRSLFEGDVRLLEQFR from the coding sequence ATGAATGATGGAGACATGGCTTTGGAAGAGTGGTACAACGCTATCAAAACAGCCGATACAATTGATAAAATTGAAGAGATTCGGATTGCGATTTTTGGAAAAAAAGGGATTATGAACGCGGAATTTGCCCGTATGAAAGATATCCCCGATGCTGAAAAAGGGACATTTGCCAAAGAGCTCAATATCCATAAAGAGGGACTGAATGCATTGCTTGTTGACCGAAAACTTTTTTTGGCGATGGAGCATCTTAATGCAACAATGAAAGCTGAAGCGGTAGATGTAAGTCTTTTTTCACCAACGAGTGAACGTGGAGCGCTGCATCCTGTGATGGAGACGATGGATAGAATCGTTGAATATTTCACTGCTATGAATTTTGCGGTTCATACCGGACCGATGGTGGAGGATGATTTTCATAATTTTGAAGCGTTAAATCTCCCTAAATACCATCCGGCACGTGATATGCAAGATACTTTTTATTTTGCTGATGGAAAGCTTTTGCGTACTCATACGTCACCGGTTCAAATCCGTACGATGATGGCAACAAAACCACCTATTCGTATGATTGCACCGGGTTCGGTATTTCGTCGCGATTATGATATTACCCATACACCGATGTTTCATCAAGTAGAGGGACTAGTGGTCGAAGATGAGGGTAAAGTTTCGTTTGCCAATCTCAAATTTATCCTCGAAGATTTTCTTAAAACGATGTTCGGTGATGTCGATGTCCGTTTCCGTCCGAGCTTTTTCCCTTTCACGGAACCTTCTGCTGAAGTCGATATTAGCTGTATTTTTTGTGGCGGTGAAGGGTGTCGAGTATGTTCTCGAACCGGTTGGCTCGAAGTGCTTGGTTGTGGGATTGTTGATCCCAATGTTTTTAAAGCGGTTGGGTATGAGAATGTGAGCGGATACGCGTTTGGATTGGGTGTTGAGCGGTTTGCAATGCTCATCCACCGTATCGGCGATTTACGCTCACTGTTTGAAGGTGATGTTAGATTATTGGAGCAGTTTAGATGA
- the pheT gene encoding phenylalanine--tRNA ligase subunit beta yields MIVTKNWLNEWIDLSSVTTEQLLKTFNSIGLEVDSHEAMNVPNGVVIGFVEGCEKHPDADKLNVCQVNVGSEVRQIVCGASNVRAGIYVAVATVGAELPGGLTIKEAVLRGVDSHGMICSSKEIGLPSTGEGIMILDGSIGELVCGKNLNTYEPFCDDIIEIELTANRGDCLSIHGVARDLGAALNKELRERKTKVEPDGRLGIGRILQLQHQETYDVGLLYGAVDVKALSVPFIVALRMAILGESYPNVMITLLKYATHSSGVILRAYPFNALEETSGGKSMITLKRDENGYAALYGKTNLSIVGVSQNHDTRFEETEGLAIIEASYIPPEIIAKKMFETKIESCPHYYHTSRGSEPSLKYGIQYGMELLEKYSNSTLYGGYLELESPRETRIVTMDEEEFESFIGMKIDKTKLTQILKNLGMSISKPKTSSFAISIPSFRHDIVNKQDIVEEIVRIVGIDNIPSKPLLFSESNQHTADLESYKKVRLYRQRSAQSGFFESVHFVFNERSVCERFGFACTAHNQELLNPITANFDTLRPTLLIGLLNSASANVKVNQKKIALFESGMVFDTNRAESKRIGFILSGACEGDKISNSGKASSVDLAYFVQKVADIVGSFEMKETTPTHSLAHPYMAAKVMINGSVAGEIFRLHPSIESEFDLSTTFMCELEMDCLPYGLIQAQPYSKYQASFRDLSLMVPKTLTYEAIKEVISKHSSADIKRFYPVDRYSSESLGESVSLSLRFVLQSDEKTLEEEEITTSIEWILTALREELGVSLR; encoded by the coding sequence ATGATCGTTACAAAAAATTGGTTAAATGAGTGGATTGATCTTTCATCCGTAACAACAGAACAGTTGCTCAAAACGTTTAACAGTATCGGACTCGAAGTTGATTCGCATGAGGCGATGAATGTTCCAAACGGTGTTGTTATCGGATTTGTTGAGGGGTGTGAAAAGCATCCAGATGCTGATAAACTCAATGTTTGTCAAGTCAATGTCGGTAGTGAAGTACGTCAAATTGTGTGCGGAGCGTCCAATGTTCGTGCCGGAATTTATGTTGCGGTTGCTACTGTTGGTGCTGAGCTTCCCGGTGGATTAACGATTAAAGAAGCAGTATTGCGCGGTGTCGATTCGCATGGGATGATTTGCTCTTCCAAAGAGATTGGATTGCCGAGTACCGGTGAGGGGATTATGATTCTCGATGGTAGTATCGGTGAATTGGTATGCGGTAAAAATCTGAATACCTATGAGCCATTTTGCGATGATATTATCGAGATTGAACTTACCGCTAATCGTGGAGACTGTTTAAGTATACATGGAGTTGCACGTGATTTGGGTGCAGCATTAAATAAAGAGTTACGTGAGCGTAAAACAAAAGTTGAACCTGATGGACGTCTAGGAATAGGGCGTATTTTACAGTTGCAACATCAAGAGACCTATGATGTCGGATTATTGTATGGAGCGGTTGATGTAAAAGCGTTAAGTGTACCGTTTATTGTGGCACTTCGTATGGCGATTTTAGGTGAGAGTTATCCGAATGTGATGATTACCTTACTCAAATATGCAACCCACAGTAGTGGAGTTATTTTACGCGCCTATCCTTTTAACGCTTTGGAAGAAACATCTGGCGGTAAATCGATGATTACCTTGAAACGTGATGAAAACGGTTATGCGGCACTCTATGGTAAAACAAATCTCTCTATTGTGGGTGTGTCTCAAAACCACGATACCCGTTTTGAAGAAACAGAAGGTTTGGCAATTATCGAAGCGAGTTATATCCCACCTGAAATTATTGCTAAAAAAATGTTTGAGACAAAAATAGAGAGTTGTCCCCACTATTATCACACTTCACGCGGCTCTGAGCCATCTCTAAAATATGGTATACAATACGGTATGGAACTTTTAGAAAAGTATTCAAATTCAACCTTATACGGCGGTTATTTGGAACTTGAATCACCCCGTGAGACTCGTATTGTGACGATGGATGAAGAGGAGTTTGAATCGTTTATCGGAATGAAAATTGACAAAACAAAATTGACCCAAATTTTGAAAAATCTTGGAATGAGTATTAGTAAACCGAAAACCTCTTCATTTGCGATTTCGATCCCTTCATTTCGACATGATATCGTGAATAAACAAGACATTGTTGAAGAGATTGTCCGTATTGTCGGAATCGATAATATCCCCTCTAAACCGCTTTTATTTTCCGAAAGTAATCAACATACAGCTGATTTAGAGAGTTATAAAAAAGTTCGACTCTATCGTCAACGTTCAGCTCAAAGCGGCTTTTTTGAATCGGTCCATTTTGTCTTTAATGAACGAAGTGTGTGTGAACGTTTTGGTTTTGCGTGTACAGCACACAATCAAGAGCTTTTAAATCCTATTACAGCAAATTTTGATACCCTTCGTCCAACGCTTCTTATCGGGCTTTTGAATTCGGCAAGTGCGAATGTAAAAGTAAACCAAAAAAAGATTGCGCTATTTGAGAGTGGTATGGTATTCGATACTAATCGTGCTGAGAGTAAACGTATCGGTTTTATCCTTAGTGGTGCGTGTGAAGGGGATAAAATCTCGAACAGCGGTAAAGCATCTTCCGTCGATTTGGCCTATTTTGTCCAAAAGGTAGCCGATATTGTCGGTTCATTCGAGATGAAAGAAACTACCCCGACCCATTCGTTGGCACACCCTTATATGGCAGCAAAAGTGATGATTAACGGGAGTGTTGCCGGAGAGATATTCCGTCTTCATCCGAGTATCGAAAGTGAATTTGACCTCTCTACGACGTTTATGTGTGAATTAGAGATGGATTGTTTGCCTTACGGACTTATCCAAGCACAACCGTATTCAAAATATCAAGCCTCTTTTAGAGATTTGAGTTTGATGGTTCCAAAAACATTAACTTATGAAGCAATCAAAGAGGTTATTTCTAAACATTCGAGCGCTGATATTAAACGTTTTTATCCTGTAGATCGTTACAGTTCTGAAAGTTTAGGTGAGAGTGTTAGTCTGAGTTTACGTTTTGTATTGCAATCGGATGAAAAAACACTTGAAGAAGAAGAGATTACTACATCGATAGAGTGGATATTGACCGCTTTGAGAGAAGAGCTAGGGGTAAGTTTGCGATGA
- the aroA gene encoding 3-phosphoshikimate 1-carboxyvinyltransferase produces the protein MMRAKVTASESFALVTDAIAPDKSISHRCAMFAVLAEGESRIENFLRAEDTLNTLKIVGHLGAKITDDGSVITIQSNGIQESPEILDCGNSGTGMRLFCGLLSSANGHFILSGDEYLKRRPMKRVTQPLRSIGAQLDGRNNGDLAPLSIRGASLKAFDYTSPIASAQVKSAMMLAALRSDGICTFREPELSRDHTERMLRGMGARVEVNGLETKIWPLEKPLQPLKIRVPADPSSAFFFAVAAAITPNSSVVIEGVTLNPTRIEAFKVLEKMGADITYTLNDETYEPVGTISVKYAPLKAVVVEENISWLIDELPALSIAMACAEGKSIIKNAEELRVKESDRIKTVVDNLNLCGIETEEYSDGYAVVGGTLQSAVVNSYGDHRIAMSFLIAGLRCGMEVEDIECINTSFPNFFELLGECTKVEK, from the coding sequence ATGATGCGTGCCAAGGTAACTGCCAGTGAATCTTTTGCATTAGTTACGGATGCTATTGCACCGGATAAGTCGATTTCGCACCGTTGTGCAATGTTCGCTGTTTTAGCAGAGGGGGAGAGCCGTATTGAAAATTTTCTTCGAGCGGAAGATACCCTTAACACGCTAAAGATTGTCGGTCATTTAGGGGCGAAAATCACTGATGACGGCTCTGTTATCACTATCCAATCCAACGGGATTCAAGAGAGCCCTGAGATTCTCGATTGTGGCAATTCTGGGACAGGGATGCGCCTTTTTTGTGGGCTTCTTAGCTCTGCAAATGGTCATTTTATCCTTAGTGGAGATGAGTACCTCAAACGTCGTCCGATGAAGCGGGTAACCCAGCCGTTACGTTCTATCGGAGCACAGCTCGATGGACGCAATAACGGTGATCTCGCCCCTCTCTCCATTCGCGGTGCGTCACTCAAAGCATTTGATTATACCTCCCCTATCGCGTCGGCACAGGTGAAAAGTGCGATGATGTTAGCAGCACTCCGCTCTGATGGTATTTGTACGTTTCGTGAACCGGAATTGAGCCGTGATCATACGGAACGGATGCTTCGCGGAATGGGTGCTCGTGTAGAAGTAAACGGTTTAGAGACTAAGATTTGGCCTTTAGAAAAGCCCCTTCAACCATTAAAAATTCGTGTCCCTGCTGATCCCTCCAGTGCCTTTTTCTTTGCCGTTGCCGCAGCGATTACCCCTAATTCGAGTGTGGTGATTGAGGGAGTTACCCTCAATCCCACCCGTATCGAAGCATTTAAAGTTTTGGAGAAAATGGGTGCGGATATTACCTATACTTTGAATGATGAGACCTATGAGCCTGTTGGAACAATCAGCGTGAAATACGCGCCACTCAAAGCGGTTGTGGTGGAAGAAAATATCTCATGGTTGATTGATGAACTTCCCGCACTCTCTATCGCTATGGCGTGTGCCGAGGGGAAAAGTATCATCAAAAACGCTGAGGAGTTGCGGGTCAAAGAATCAGACCGTATCAAAACGGTGGTGGATAATCTCAACCTTTGCGGTATTGAAACAGAAGAGTATAGCGATGGATATGCAGTTGTCGGTGGAACCTTACAATCTGCCGTTGTGAACAGTTATGGGGATCACCGTATTGCGATGAGTTTTTTGATTGCCGGATTACGTTGCGGTATGGAAGTGGAAGATATTGAGTGTATTAATACCTCTTTCCCAAACTTTTTTGAACTCTTAGGAGAATGTACTAAGGTTGAAAAATGA
- a CDS encoding 4-hydroxy-3-methylbut-2-enyl diphosphate reductase: protein MKIELAESYGFCFGVKRAIKIAEENKNSATYGPLIHNANEIERLKRDFNVALSENLDSFKSGDTAVIRTHGIPKEELSLLKQREVNVIDATCPYVTKPQQICEEMSSQGYDIVIFGDEAHPEIKGVKSYGETHVYVVNSADEVDALRLREKVATVAQTTRKVEDYQQIVAKLMAKHKEVRVFNTICNATFDNQDAAYKLAKEADIMIVIGGKNSSNTKQLHSIAKDQCSDSYHIETPEEIDVAWFVGKIFCGISAGASTPDWIIQSVIERIQQISHS from the coding sequence ATGAAAATAGAGTTGGCGGAGAGTTATGGATTTTGTTTCGGAGTGAAACGGGCAATTAAGATTGCTGAGGAGAACAAAAATTCTGCAACCTATGGTCCACTCATCCATAATGCCAACGAGATTGAGAGGCTTAAACGTGATTTTAACGTTGCGTTGAGTGAAAACTTAGATAGCTTTAAATCGGGAGATACTGCCGTTATACGGACGCACGGAATACCTAAAGAGGAGTTGTCTCTTTTAAAACAGCGTGAAGTCAATGTCATTGATGCTACATGCCCCTATGTGACCAAACCGCAGCAAATCTGCGAAGAGATGAGCTCACAAGGGTATGACATCGTCATTTTCGGAGATGAGGCTCACCCTGAGATAAAAGGGGTAAAAAGCTACGGAGAAACACATGTTTATGTGGTCAACAGTGCGGATGAAGTAGATGCTCTCCGCTTGCGTGAAAAAGTGGCTACGGTTGCCCAAACGACCCGTAAAGTAGAAGATTATCAACAAATCGTTGCTAAATTAATGGCGAAGCATAAAGAGGTACGTGTTTTTAATACCATTTGTAATGCAACCTTTGATAATCAAGATGCGGCCTATAAACTTGCAAAAGAAGCAGATATTATGATTGTTATAGGTGGAAAGAATTCATCGAATACCAAACAACTCCATTCGATTGCCAAAGATCAATGTTCTGACAGTTACCATATCGAAACACCTGAAGAGATTGATGTTGCATGGTTTGTCGGTAAAATTTTTTGCGGTATCAGTGCCGGTGCATCGACCCCTGATTGGATTATACAATCCGTTATTGAGCGAATTCAACAAATTTCTCACTCTTAA
- a CDS encoding 30S ribosomal protein S1, with protein sequence MAFDNEAYEEENFAEMLEASFKEQESTRITEGEVVEIQEGDNRALVGVGEKLEGILPLDEIRDAEGKLLFNVGDKITVMVMGHYNERPKISYKKVLEQEKTLAFINAHKEDFESVVIEALVTKKNKGGYLLEADDVHFFLPRSLAAFKDTDQVVGKTIKAQVVKVDPAEASIVVSRRKLFNDERKRKKEVIDALMEEGKIIQGTVKKITSYGMFVDVGGIDGLVHYNEISYKGPVNPSKLYKEGDAVTVKAIAYDKDKRHLSLSIKAVQSDPWKEVEEALEEGDTITVTVSNIEPYGIFVDLGNDIEGFLHVSEITWDKNIKHPKDYLTLGQEIDVEVIEINSNTHKLRVSYKRLQPKPFEEFMKKTREGDVVKGTVTSLTDFGAFIKVGGVEGLLHNQDLSWDKNAKCKESLKVGDEIEVKIAKINTEDEKISLNRKALDESPIDKFAATHKMNEVLSATVRDIKDFGVFVSLEGGVDALIRNEDLLPMTPEELTIGQVIDAAIMVIDAKRDRIRLSVRKLERLKDQEMLNEINDDESNSLGDLIKDKLK encoded by the coding sequence ATGGCGTTCGATAACGAAGCGTATGAAGAAGAAAATTTTGCTGAAATGCTGGAGGCATCGTTCAAAGAGCAAGAATCCACACGCATTACAGAGGGTGAAGTTGTAGAGATTCAAGAGGGTGATAACCGTGCATTAGTAGGTGTTGGCGAAAAACTTGAAGGGATTCTTCCACTCGATGAGATCCGTGATGCAGAGGGCAAACTTCTTTTTAACGTTGGTGATAAAATCACCGTTATGGTAATGGGACACTACAATGAGCGTCCAAAAATTTCATACAAAAAAGTGTTGGAACAAGAGAAAACTTTGGCATTTATCAATGCACACAAAGAAGATTTTGAATCGGTTGTGATCGAAGCACTCGTGACCAAGAAAAATAAAGGTGGCTATTTGCTTGAAGCAGATGATGTTCACTTTTTCCTTCCACGCTCACTCGCAGCGTTCAAAGATACCGATCAAGTAGTCGGTAAAACGATCAAAGCACAAGTGGTTAAAGTAGACCCTGCTGAAGCATCGATTGTTGTTTCTCGTCGTAAACTTTTTAATGATGAGCGTAAACGTAAAAAAGAGGTTATTGATGCATTGATGGAAGAGGGTAAAATTATCCAAGGTACCGTCAAAAAAATCACTAGCTACGGAATGTTCGTTGATGTTGGCGGCATTGACGGTTTGGTTCACTACAATGAAATCAGTTACAAAGGTCCTGTGAACCCATCAAAACTTTATAAAGAGGGTGATGCGGTTACCGTAAAAGCGATTGCGTATGATAAAGACAAACGTCACCTTTCACTCTCAATCAAAGCGGTTCAATCGGATCCATGGAAAGAGGTTGAAGAGGCATTGGAAGAGGGTGATACTATCACCGTTACCGTTAGCAACATCGAACCGTACGGTATTTTTGTCGATCTTGGAAACGATATCGAAGGTTTCTTACATGTTTCAGAAATCACATGGGATAAAAATATTAAACACCCTAAAGATTATTTGACATTGGGTCAAGAGATTGACGTTGAAGTAATCGAAATCAACTCAAATACTCATAAATTACGTGTATCGTACAAACGTCTTCAACCGAAACCGTTTGAAGAGTTCATGAAAAAAACTCGTGAGGGTGATGTTGTTAAAGGGACGGTAACGTCGTTGACCGATTTTGGTGCATTTATCAAAGTGGGTGGCGTTGAAGGGTTGTTGCACAACCAAGATCTCTCATGGGACAAAAACGCCAAATGTAAAGAGAGCCTCAAAGTAGGTGATGAGATTGAAGTTAAAATAGCTAAAATCAATACCGAAGATGAAAAAATTTCATTGAACCGTAAAGCATTGGATGAGAGCCCGATCGATAAATTTGCTGCTACCCATAAAATGAATGAAGTTTTGAGTGCAACGGTACGTGATATTAAAGATTTCGGTGTATTCGTATCATTAGAGGGTGGTGTTGATGCATTAATCCGTAACGAAGATTTATTACCGATGACTCCGGAAGAACTTACTATTGGACAAGTAATCGATGCAGCTATCATGGTTATCGATGCTAAACGTGACCGTATCCGTCTCTCTGTACGTAAATTGGAACGTTTAAAAGATCAAGAGATGCTCAATGAAATTAATGATGATGAGAGCAACAGTCTTGGTGATTTGATTAAAGACAAATTGAAATAA
- the serA gene encoding phosphoglycerate dehydrogenase, whose translation MEKLKIVVCDHIHEEGLNLLRRDDKIEMIFAADMDKTALLDVIATADVAITRSSTDVDEKFINAVKGKMKAIVRAGVGVDNVDIPGCSKEGIIVMNVPTANTIAAVELTMTHMLSCMRMFPYSHDHLKNQRIWKREKWYGYELKGKKLGVIGFGNIGSRVGIRSKAFEMDVIAYDPYIHPSKATDVGVKYTTNFDDILACDIITIHTPKNKETIGMIGEDQIAKMKDGVVLINCARGGLYDEDALYNGLKSGKIRFAGIDVFNKEPATSNKLLDLDNICVSPHLGANTFESQLGIALEAAQQAIEAAKGIAYPHALNLPIDETKIPSFVKPFLEMGQKVGFLASQINKAPIVSIKVSGRGDIAEYVNSLATFVTVGALAETSGETINYVNADFVASERGIKIETEELPESPVYKNLVTVRLTTDKDVIEISATMFGDDVQRIVDINGFGVDVEPKGNMILFKNTDVPGVIGQVGTMLGAHNVNIADFRLGRNKSGEALAVIMVDSAVSDKTLKELSALNACISVSYARI comes from the coding sequence ATGGAAAAATTAAAAATTGTCGTATGTGATCACATTCATGAAGAGGGTTTGAATCTTCTTCGTCGTGACGATAAAATTGAAATGATTTTTGCTGCCGATATGGATAAAACGGCTCTACTCGATGTTATTGCAACAGCCGATGTTGCGATTACACGAAGCTCTACCGATGTTGATGAAAAATTTATCAATGCCGTTAAAGGGAAAATGAAAGCAATCGTTCGTGCCGGTGTCGGTGTCGATAATGTTGATATTCCGGGATGTTCAAAAGAGGGAATTATCGTGATGAACGTCCCTACGGCGAATACTATTGCAGCGGTCGAACTTACTATGACTCACATGCTCTCTTGTATGCGTATGTTCCCGTACTCTCACGATCATTTGAAAAATCAACGTATCTGGAAACGTGAAAAATGGTACGGATATGAGTTAAAAGGGAAAAAACTCGGTGTTATCGGTTTCGGTAATATCGGTAGTCGTGTCGGTATCCGCTCGAAAGCATTTGAGATGGATGTTATCGCGTATGACCCCTATATCCACCCATCAAAAGCAACCGATGTTGGTGTTAAATATACCACTAATTTTGATGATATTTTGGCGTGTGACATCATCACTATCCATACTCCGAAAAATAAAGAGACTATTGGAATGATCGGAGAAGATCAAATCGCAAAAATGAAAGACGGTGTTGTTCTTATCAACTGTGCTCGTGGTGGATTGTATGATGAAGATGCCCTCTATAACGGTCTAAAATCAGGAAAAATCCGTTTTGCTGGGATTGATGTATTTAACAAAGAGCCTGCTACTAGCAACAAACTTCTCGATTTGGATAACATTTGTGTTTCTCCACATTTGGGTGCGAATACGTTTGAATCTCAACTCGGTATCGCTCTTGAAGCGGCGCAGCAAGCGATTGAAGCGGCAAAAGGTATCGCTTATCCTCATGCATTGAATCTCCCTATCGATGAGACAAAGATTCCATCGTTTGTGAAACCGTTTTTAGAAATGGGTCAAAAAGTGGGCTTCTTGGCATCACAAATTAACAAAGCACCTATCGTCTCTATCAAAGTAAGCGGTCGCGGTGATATCGCTGAGTACGTGAACTCATTGGCAACGTTCGTCACCGTAGGGGCATTGGCTGAAACATCAGGTGAGACCATCAACTACGTTAATGCCGATTTCGTAGCATCTGAGCGCGGTATCAAAATAGAAACAGAAGAGCTTCCGGAAAGCCCTGTGTATAAAAATCTTGTAACGGTTCGTTTGACTACCGATAAAGACGTTATCGAAATCAGCGCAACGATGTTTGGTGATGATGTCCAACGTATCGTGGATATCAACGGTTTTGGTGTAGATGTTGAACCGAAAGGGAACATGATTCTTTTCAAAAATACCGATGTTCCTGGGGTTATCGGACAAGTAGGGACAATGCTTGGCGCTCATAACGTCAACATCGCCGATTTTCGTTTGGGACGTAACAAAAGTGGTGAAGCGTTAGCGGTTATCATGGTCGATTCTGCCGTTAGCGATAAAACTCTTAAAGAACTTTCAGCCCTTAACGCGTGTATTAGCGTCTCTTACGCTCGCATTTAA